In Bacteroidota bacterium, one genomic interval encodes:
- a CDS encoding DUF2892 domain-containing protein gives MKKNVGSADKIIRYVVGIAIIGAGIYFKTWWGAVGIVPILTAAMSTCPAYLPFGLSTIETKKK, from the coding sequence ATGAAGAAGAATGTCGGATCGGCTGATAAAATTATCAGATATGTTGTCGGGATCGCCATCATTGGTGCAGGAATTTACTTTAAGACCTGGTGGGGTGCGGTCGGAATTGTACCAATACTCACTGCCGCTATGAGCACTTGTCCGGCTTACCTGCCGTTTGGCTTGTCAACCATCGAGACAAAAAAGAAGTAA
- a CDS encoding Glu/Leu/Phe/Val dehydrogenase, with product MSESGFNAFAMAQAQFDKVAELLELDEATRDLLRNPLREYHFSISVKMDDGTNKVFKGFRCQHNDARGPAKGGIRFHPQETVDTVRALSMWMTWKCAVVDIPLGGGKGGVICNPHNLSMREQEAICRGWVRQIARNIGPIQDVPAPDVMTNPQHMLWMLDEYEAIHGAKYPGFITGKPVGMGGSLGRTEATGYGVIYTLREALKLKGIDPKDTLASVQGFGNVAQYAIKLYTQLGGKVICVSSWDEEDQASYSFKRTTGIDLQELLSITNKFGGINKDKAKQLGYEVLSGDKWIEQDVDILIPAALENQIREDNVVKISPRVKFVAEGANGPTTPQADKYFEQKGIFVIPDFLANAGGVTCSYFEQVQGNMNYFWDKEEVLTKLDSKMTSAFHAVYDTSAKKKIYMRDAAYVIAISRVAQACHDRGWC from the coding sequence ATGTCTGAATCAGGATTCAATGCTTTCGCAATGGCGCAAGCACAATTTGACAAAGTAGCAGAACTTCTCGAACTCGATGAAGCGACCCGCGACCTTCTAAGAAATCCTTTGCGCGAATATCATTTTAGCATCTCCGTTAAGATGGATGACGGCACAAACAAGGTTTTTAAAGGTTTCAGATGTCAGCACAACGACGCCAGAGGACCTGCAAAAGGTGGAATTCGCTTTCACCCTCAGGAAACAGTAGATACAGTAAGAGCCCTTTCGATGTGGATGACCTGGAAGTGTGCTGTTGTTGATATTCCACTTGGCGGTGGCAAGGGTGGTGTAATCTGCAACCCTCACAACCTCAGTATGAGAGAGCAGGAGGCAATTTGCCGTGGTTGGGTAAGACAAATCGCAAGAAACATCGGACCAATCCAGGATGTACCGGCTCCTGATGTTATGACAAATCCACAGCACATGCTCTGGATGCTCGATGAATACGAAGCAATTCACGGTGCTAAATATCCCGGATTTATAACCGGAAAACCCGTCGGGATGGGTGGATCACTTGGCAGAACCGAAGCTACAGGTTATGGTGTTATCTATACGCTTCGCGAAGCTTTGAAACTTAAAGGTATCGATCCAAAAGATACTCTTGCAAGTGTTCAGGGCTTTGGAAATGTTGCCCAGTATGCAATTAAACTCTATACTCAGCTTGGTGGCAAAGTTATTTGCGTATCCAGTTGGGATGAAGAAGATCAGGCTTCATACAGCTTCAAGAGAACTACGGGAATAGATCTGCAAGAGCTTTTAAGCATCACAAACAAATTCGGCGGTATCAATAAAGATAAAGCCAAACAACTCGGTTATGAAGTACTCTCCGGTGACAAGTGGATCGAGCAGGATGTCGATATCCTCATCCCTGCTGCCCTCGAAAATCAAATAAGAGAAGATAATGTTGTCAAAATAAGCCCTAGAGTCAAGTTTGTTGCCGAAGGTGCAAACGGACCAACCACTCCTCAGGCTGACAAATATTTTGAACAAAAAGGTATCTTTGTTATTCCTGATTTCCTCGCAAATGCCGGTGGTGTAACCTGCAGTTATTTCGAACAGGTACAGGGAAACATGAACTACTTCTGGGATAAAGAGGAAGTTCTGACCAAGCTTGATTCAAAAATGACTTCAGCTTTCCACGCTGTTTACGACACTTCTGCAAAGAAGAAAATCTACATGAGAGATGCCGCTTATGTGATTGCAATCAGCAGAGTAGCTCAGGCTTGCCACGACAGAGGCTGGTGCTGA
- a CDS encoding T9SS type A sorting domain-containing protein — protein sequence MKYLLHICLFSVALFAQNPLPYFNSSLFTASGNCSTCHTGSGAVLTQNGVDISPVTHWRSTMMANASKDPLWQAVVSEETHNFPGMKDEIESICTKCHAPMGNTQAKKDGLTTYTLTQMRNDPLGKDGVSCTLCHQINPANLGMQTSFSGGYKIDTTRIIYGPYQNPFTQPMISFVNFNSVYSPHINKSELCATCHTLFTPYFDYNNQIAGYYPEQTPYLEWKNSEFAQNGTECQTCHMPAIQDSIDISTIPANHTVKHSPYFKHEFVGANKMMLNLIKNNIDSLGATASAALFDSTIGRVNKNFDGKTATLQIEVVPVEDSIDINVKISNLTGHKLPSGIPFRRMWIELKILNSLNQKIFHSGEWESDGEIIGHDSLYEKHHDIIRNPDEVQIFECVPVDVNGVVTQTLLRAAGNVKDNRLPPSGFTTAHPSYDSVKISGVNDDPNFNKIANVEGSGADIVTYRIKPSENGELTIHARLCYQAMKPGAIERLAALNTPEAVRFISMWQNEDHSPSIIATETKNFTVTSTNGEDGVALTDEYIKVYPNPLKENATVSFRLNTTEDVDISLYNPLGEKVMNLLSGTVSSGLQNFSFNSRHLTNGVYFLVMKTESGFRSVKIAMMR from the coding sequence ATGAAATATTTGTTACACATTTGCCTTTTTTCCGTTGCGCTTTTTGCGCAAAATCCACTCCCTTATTTTAACTCTTCATTATTCACCGCTTCCGGTAACTGCTCCACCTGTCACACCGGTTCCGGGGCGGTTCTTACGCAAAACGGTGTGGATATATCGCCTGTAACTCATTGGAGAAGCACGATGATGGCAAATGCCTCAAAAGATCCTCTCTGGCAGGCAGTGGTCTCTGAAGAAACGCATAATTTTCCGGGGATGAAAGATGAGATCGAGTCAATCTGTACAAAATGTCATGCTCCGATGGGAAACACTCAGGCAAAGAAAGATGGATTAACGACTTATACACTGACACAAATGCGGAACGACCCTCTTGGAAAGGACGGCGTAAGTTGCACTCTTTGCCACCAGATTAATCCCGCCAATCTCGGAATGCAAACCTCATTCAGCGGTGGTTACAAAATTGATACAACAAGGATTATTTACGGTCCCTATCAAAATCCATTCACACAGCCCATGATCAGTTTTGTAAACTTCAATTCTGTCTATTCGCCACACATAAACAAGTCAGAACTTTGTGCCACATGCCATACGCTTTTCACACCCTACTTTGATTATAACAATCAGATTGCCGGCTATTACCCTGAACAAACACCTTATCTGGAATGGAAAAACAGTGAATTTGCCCAAAACGGAACTGAGTGCCAAACCTGCCATATGCCTGCAATTCAGGACTCCATCGATATTTCCACTATCCCGGCCAACCACACCGTTAAGCACTCGCCATACTTCAAACATGAGTTTGTCGGTGCTAATAAAATGATGCTGAATCTGATCAAAAATAATATTGACTCACTCGGTGCAACCGCTTCAGCCGCTCTTTTTGACAGCACAATTGGCAGAGTTAACAAAAACTTCGATGGCAAGACTGCAACACTTCAAATTGAAGTTGTACCCGTCGAAGATTCAATCGATATAAATGTAAAAATATCCAACCTGACTGGTCACAAACTCCCCTCCGGAATCCCTTTCCGAAGAATGTGGATTGAACTTAAAATTTTAAATTCGCTGAATCAGAAGATTTTTCATTCGGGAGAGTGGGAGAGTGATGGAGAAATCATCGGGCATGATTCTCTTTATGAAAAGCATCATGACATAATTCGTAATCCTGATGAAGTTCAAATATTTGAATGTGTTCCTGTCGATGTAAATGGAGTTGTTACTCAAACGCTGCTTAGGGCGGCTGGTAATGTTAAAGATAACAGACTGCCTCCTTCAGGATTTACAACTGCACATCCTTCATATGACAGCGTAAAGATTTCCGGTGTGAATGACGATCCAAATTTCAATAAAATCGCTAATGTCGAAGGAAGCGGGGCTGACATCGTCACTTATCGAATAAAACCTTCTGAAAATGGCGAACTGACAATTCATGCACGACTGTGCTATCAGGCCATGAAACCCGGTGCAATAGAAAGACTTGCAGCACTAAACACCCCCGAAGCTGTCAGGTTTATTTCAATGTGGCAAAATGAAGATCATTCACCTTCAATAATTGCAACTGAAACCAAAAACTTTACCGTAACTTCCACAAATGGAGAAGACGGAGTGGCGTTAACTGACGAATACATAAAAGTTTATCCCAATCCTCTTAAAGAGAATGCGACTGTCTCTTTCCGGTTAAACACAACAGAGGATGTAGATATATCACTTTATAACCCTCTCGGTGAGAAGGTGATGAATCT
- a CDS encoding S9 family peptidase: MKKLFIIPLLLLLIPVSLKAQKEEVIVSGELIAGGKPVELIFVIKPGRSIIEVPVQYVYDMELTSAFFKDDSLFIAHDPMKVKYSGKVYGSIDSINGIYTQGNYSSPLSLFPKKDYKPVVRTQKISPPFPYYTKDVTFKNKVEGFELAGTVTAPDSTGKYPAVILVTGSGPQDRDESLVGHKPFLVIADYLTRNGIAVLRYDDRGTAKSKGNFKSAKTLDFVVDASSAIDFLRTLPFVDTMKTGLIGHSEGGIIAPIAATENSGIKFIVSLAGPGVTGKEIIMEQTILLARAENADEKDLVIFNELLKSCLDAILANPEFAAKQLDSAYKAYMSQFPEEEKERLQKLEQFDKRGFFSFTTPWFLQFLVLDPVSYIEKLKVPMLALWGSKDLQVPPDQSMPPVKKALEKAGVEYEIEVFDSLNHLFQKVKTGGMSEYATTETTIEPEVLEKLVKFIKALK; the protein is encoded by the coding sequence ATGAAAAAACTGTTCATAATCCCTTTATTGCTCTTGTTGATTCCGGTCAGCCTCAAGGCACAAAAAGAAGAGGTAATTGTTTCCGGAGAACTTATTGCAGGCGGTAAACCGGTTGAATTGATCTTTGTCATAAAACCGGGGCGAAGTATAATTGAGGTACCGGTTCAGTATGTGTATGACATGGAACTGACTTCTGCTTTTTTTAAGGATGACAGTCTCTTCATTGCACACGACCCAATGAAAGTGAAATATTCGGGCAAAGTATACGGTTCGATCGATTCCATCAACGGAATTTATACTCAGGGAAATTACTCTTCACCCCTTTCGCTTTTTCCCAAGAAAGACTATAAACCTGTCGTCAGAACCCAGAAAATCTCACCACCGTTTCCCTACTACACAAAAGATGTTACATTCAAAAACAAAGTGGAGGGATTTGAACTCGCGGGAACAGTTACTGCTCCAGATTCAACGGGTAAATATCCCGCAGTGATTTTGGTAACGGGTTCCGGTCCACAGGACAGAGATGAAAGTCTGGTTGGTCATAAACCGTTTTTAGTGATTGCAGATTATCTTACCCGCAACGGCATCGCCGTTCTTAGATATGATGACAGGGGAACAGCCAAATCAAAAGGTAATTTTAAAAGTGCTAAAACACTCGATTTCGTGGTTGATGCATCCTCTGCCATCGATTTTCTTCGAACATTACCGTTTGTGGATACAATGAAAACCGGTCTGATCGGTCACAGCGAGGGCGGGATAATCGCACCCATTGCAGCAACTGAAAATTCCGGAATTAAATTCATTGTCTCTCTTGCGGGTCCGGGAGTTACCGGGAAGGAAATTATTATGGAACAAACCATACTCCTTGCGAGAGCCGAGAATGCAGATGAAAAGGATTTGGTGATCTTTAACGAGTTGTTAAAATCATGTCTCGATGCGATCCTTGCCAACCCGGAGTTTGCCGCAAAACAACTCGATTCAGCTTACAAGGCGTATATGTCACAATTTCCGGAAGAGGAAAAAGAGAGACTACAGAAACTGGAACAGTTTGATAAAAGAGGTTTTTTCTCCTTCACAACACCCTGGTTTTTGCAGTTTTTGGTCCTCGATCCTGTTTCATACATCGAAAAGCTAAAAGTTCCGATGCTCGCTTTGTGGGGAAGCAAAGATTTGCAGGTACCGCCAGATCAGAGTATGCCACCAGTAAAGAAGGCACTCGAAAAAGCCGGTGTTGAATATGAGATCGAGGTATTTGACTCACTGAATCACCTGTTTCAAAAAGTAAAGACCGGCGGCATGAGCGAGTATGCAACTACCGAGACAACCATTGAACCTGAGGTACTCGAAAAATTGGTGAAATTTATCAAGGCTCTCAAGTAG
- a CDS encoding PEP/pyruvate-binding domain-containing protein produces the protein MPHSENKSRISTQLDERLKEISFLHELEDLLHDPTLLKEDIFTIIIHRMQSAWQHPDICEVRLRYRDKTFDTGAYIEDMPVLNQDLIAGEKIVGDIQVTYVKEAPNADIGPFLKEEKRLLETVANRLGDFIYNQRLKKKLDKKKVEEAVKEKTEWRIVVDMIRKTDPALFMRLLRKMLHQLNWKGIEEAEALLKEMSIDLKGDEERKTEDENRPLQKRIINDYDNYINAILKLTSENFTEEEILWRVQKWIQNDNTSSLIKVLESQDSSLADISDAIRRFYHMAPEKIELSPATVKGLRVSLLRRFLTDDLDFIQIAKDYVKLTDFHKLIDKMIFLPGSHGKLGGKSSGVFLAHNILTASVNDAELPFEVKIPKTWYLTSDCIMQFIQYNNLEEVYEHKYRDIEEIRVEYPQVLQLFKDSQFPPDIFKGLSLALDDFGNSPIIVRSSSLLEDQVGSAFSGKYKSLFLANQGSKPERLSALMDAIAEVYASTFGPDPIEYRSERGLIDFHEEMGIMIMEVVGTRVQDYFFPAFAGVAFSNNEFRWSPRINREDGLVRIVPGLGTRAVDRVSDDYPILIAPGQPNLRVNVTFEESLRYSPKNIDLINLKTNQFQTIEIDQLIKEVGEEYPQINNILSVISNGMLRPPNPLQVDYQNDDFVVTFNGLLNKSQFLQKMHTILQILQNKFGVPVDVEFASDGKDFYLLQCRPQSYSKQHTADTIPKNIPADRVLFSTNKYISNGKVNPVRFIVYVDPDGYEGLQTKEAMLEVASVVGKLNKMLPRRKFILMGPGRWGSRGDIKLGVSVTYSQINNTAMLIEIAKQKGNYKPDLSFGTHFFQDLVESSIRYLPLFLEETNANFNESFIKKSDNLLIDMLPESAHLSSVVYVTDIMDEFDGGTLKILMNAEEEKAIAVIMPEGYTEPEVHDDSSTHTFKELGADIKYNRNAKFFERMVSKLDKDKYKIESVYYLPPVHAMEADRMRSVLLVKSMATDNLLHNLRVYMNVWNDCLNVIEHRNEEHEVDRVFDYIITDDVDGYLREFSEAGTYMINQLYPASRNDFLS, from the coding sequence ATGCCCCACTCCGAAAACAAATCAAGAATATCAACTCAACTTGACGAGAGATTGAAAGAGATCAGCTTTCTCCATGAACTGGAAGACCTCCTTCATGATCCGACACTTCTAAAAGAGGATATTTTTACAATCATAATACACCGGATGCAGTCTGCCTGGCAGCATCCTGATATTTGTGAAGTGCGGCTTCGTTACAGAGATAAAACCTTCGATACAGGGGCGTATATCGAAGACATGCCTGTTCTCAATCAGGATTTAATTGCCGGTGAGAAAATCGTTGGTGACATTCAGGTCACTTATGTGAAAGAGGCACCCAATGCAGATATTGGTCCATTCCTGAAAGAGGAAAAGAGGCTTCTCGAGACTGTGGCAAACAGACTCGGTGATTTTATCTATAATCAGCGGCTCAAAAAGAAACTTGACAAGAAAAAAGTTGAAGAAGCGGTCAAAGAAAAAACAGAGTGGCGGATTGTGGTGGATATGATCAGGAAGACAGACCCTGCTCTCTTTATGCGTCTGCTAAGAAAGATGCTCCATCAGTTGAACTGGAAAGGGATAGAGGAAGCCGAAGCACTTCTTAAAGAGATGAGTATCGATTTGAAAGGGGATGAGGAGAGAAAAACCGAGGATGAGAATCGGCCTCTCCAAAAAAGAATAATCAACGATTATGATAACTATATTAACGCCATCCTGAAACTTACAAGTGAGAACTTTACAGAAGAGGAAATCCTCTGGAGAGTCCAGAAATGGATTCAGAACGACAATACCAGCTCTCTCATAAAAGTACTCGAGTCACAGGATTCCTCTCTTGCTGATATCTCAGATGCCATCCGAAGATTCTACCATATGGCACCTGAAAAAATCGAATTGTCGCCTGCCACAGTCAAAGGACTCAGAGTATCGCTCCTGAGAAGATTCCTCACAGATGATCTCGATTTTATTCAGATTGCCAAAGATTATGTAAAATTGACAGACTTCCACAAACTCATCGACAAAATGATTTTTCTCCCCGGAAGTCACGGTAAACTCGGTGGTAAAAGTTCGGGTGTGTTTCTTGCCCATAATATCCTGACAGCGAGTGTAAACGATGCAGAACTGCCATTCGAAGTGAAAATTCCCAAAACATGGTATCTGACTTCCGATTGTATTATGCAGTTTATTCAGTACAATAACCTTGAGGAAGTTTACGAGCACAAATACAGGGATATCGAGGAAATCAGAGTGGAATATCCTCAGGTGCTTCAGCTTTTCAAAGACAGTCAGTTTCCTCCCGATATCTTTAAAGGACTTTCACTCGCTCTTGATGATTTTGGCAACAGTCCTATAATTGTAAGAAGTTCCAGTCTTTTGGAAGATCAGGTCGGGTCTGCTTTTTCAGGGAAATACAAATCGCTTTTCCTTGCGAACCAGGGGAGCAAACCGGAACGACTCAGCGCTCTGATGGATGCCATCGCCGAAGTATATGCCTCCACATTCGGACCGGATCCCATTGAATACAGGTCGGAAAGAGGTTTGATTGACTTCCACGAGGAGATGGGTATAATGATCATGGAAGTGGTGGGAACCCGGGTTCAAGACTATTTCTTCCCGGCGTTTGCAGGTGTGGCTTTCAGCAACAACGAATTCAGATGGTCACCAAGAATCAACAGAGAGGACGGTCTCGTCAGGATTGTGCCGGGTCTCGGGACCAGGGCAGTTGACCGCGTAAGCGATGACTATCCAATTCTTATAGCCCCGGGTCAGCCGAATCTCAGGGTGAATGTTACTTTCGAGGAATCACTAAGATATTCTCCGAAAAACATTGATCTTATTAATCTTAAAACTAACCAGTTCCAGACCATAGAGATCGACCAGCTTATAAAAGAAGTGGGGGAAGAGTACCCTCAGATCAACAATATCCTTTCTGTAATTTCGAACGGAATGTTGAGACCACCCAATCCGTTGCAGGTCGATTATCAGAATGATGATTTTGTTGTTACATTTAACGGACTTTTGAATAAATCCCAGTTCCTTCAGAAAATGCACACAATTCTGCAAATTTTACAGAATAAGTTTGGTGTCCCTGTAGATGTTGAGTTTGCAAGTGACGGTAAGGATTTTTATCTGCTGCAGTGCCGTCCACAAAGTTACTCCAAACAACACACTGCGGATACCATACCAAAAAATATTCCGGCAGACAGGGTTCTCTTTTCAACTAACAAGTACATTTCGAACGGTAAAGTGAATCCTGTACGGTTCATTGTATATGTAGATCCCGATGGTTATGAAGGTCTCCAGACCAAAGAAGCCATGCTTGAGGTAGCATCTGTAGTTGGAAAGCTGAACAAGATGCTTCCAAGACGAAAGTTTATTTTGATGGGTCCGGGGAGATGGGGAAGCCGGGGAGATATCAAACTTGGTGTGAGTGTGACCTACTCCCAAATCAACAATACTGCAATGCTTATAGAAATTGCGAAACAGAAAGGCAATTACAAGCCTGACCTTAGTTTTGGTACCCATTTCTTTCAGGATCTGGTTGAATCTTCCATTCGATATCTGCCACTCTTCCTTGAAGAGACCAATGCCAATTTTAACGAGTCGTTTATCAAAAAGTCGGATAACCTTCTTATCGACATGCTGCCTGAGAGCGCACATCTTTCGAGTGTTGTCTATGTAACCGATATTATGGATGAGTTCGATGGCGGTACACTTAAGATACTTATGAATGCGGAAGAGGAGAAAGCGATTGCTGTAATAATGCCCGAAGGATACACCGAACCTGAAGTGCACGATGACAGTTCAACCCACACATTCAAAGAACTCGGTGCTGATATTAAGTACAACAGAAATGCCAAGTTTTTCGAAAGAATGGTGTCAAAGCTGGATAAGGACAAATATAAAATAGAGTCAGTTTACTATCTTCCTCCGGTTCATGCAATGGAAGCTGACAGGATGAGATCAGTACTTCTCGTAAAGTCAATGGCTACTGACAACCTTCTCCACAACCTGAGGGTTTATATGAATGTCTGGAATGACTGTCTTAATGTAATCGAACACAGAAATGAGGAACACGAGGTTGACAGGGTGTTCGACTATATAATTACTGATGATGTCGATGGATATTTGAGAGAGTTTTCCGAGGCGGGAACTTACATGATCAATCAGTTGTATCCTGCATCAAGAAACGATTTTCTGAGCTAA
- a CDS encoding WG repeat-containing protein → MKKLSLLLTLLFISSTNLFSQPVIKVKDFGEFNEGLLSVLIGDKWGFIDTNGVMVIQPKYQSMTGAPFFSNGVAVVELEKAGPFGAIDRTDKTVVPFKFYRMSRFGDDVAVTMKPADAGNGGTRAHCQVVSKTGTILNDSTINDYNFNTFYSEGLSHFREKSKYGFLDKNGMEYIDNVYGDIAPFSEGLAAVYHEGKWIFIDKSNKQVPGFSSKNQPGDFKNGRSIIFENNKRGAIDKSGKVVVELKYESLSTFDDGFAVGKYTDEKTWETVFEIIDLNGKVIKKFAPSVDKGKYFFMLTGFSEGLAVIREGYEKSGFIDTKGKMVIDFKFNQLEKFKDGRAYAEYTDPKTQEEKAGFIDKKGKFAFYLKKD, encoded by the coding sequence ATGAAAAAGCTCTCACTTCTACTTACTCTTCTTTTTATATCATCAACAAACCTGTTTTCACAACCTGTAATTAAAGTCAAGGATTTTGGCGAATTCAATGAGGGATTACTCTCTGTCCTTATAGGTGATAAATGGGGATTCATCGATACAAACGGAGTTATGGTAATCCAGCCCAAATACCAAAGCATGACGGGTGCTCCATTTTTCTCAAACGGAGTAGCGGTAGTTGAACTTGAAAAAGCAGGTCCTTTTGGGGCGATTGACAGAACCGACAAGACAGTCGTTCCTTTTAAATTTTACAGAATGAGCCGGTTTGGTGATGATGTTGCGGTAACAATGAAACCTGCCGATGCGGGAAATGGCGGAACCCGAGCACATTGCCAGGTGGTTTCAAAGACCGGAACCATTCTGAATGATTCAACTATTAACGACTACAACTTCAACACATTTTACAGCGAAGGCTTGAGCCACTTCCGTGAAAAATCAAAATACGGATTTTTGGATAAAAACGGAATGGAGTACATCGACAATGTCTATGGTGACATCGCCCCCTTCAGTGAAGGTCTTGCTGCTGTCTACCATGAAGGGAAATGGATATTTATCGACAAATCGAACAAACAGGTTCCGGGATTTTCATCGAAGAACCAGCCCGGTGATTTTAAAAACGGCAGATCGATCATTTTTGAAAATAATAAAAGAGGAGCAATCGACAAATCAGGAAAGGTTGTTGTCGAGCTCAAATATGAAAGTTTAAGTACATTTGACGACGGATTCGCTGTCGGAAAATACACTGATGAAAAGACATGGGAGACTGTTTTCGAAATAATCGATTTGAACGGCAAAGTGATCAAAAAATTCGCACCCTCTGTTGATAAAGGTAAATACTTTTTCATGCTAACGGGGTTTTCCGAGGGGCTGGCGGTAATAAGAGAGGGTTATGAAAAGTCAGGATTTATTGATACCAAGGGTAAAATGGTGATTGACTTCAAATTCAATCAGCTTGAAAAATTCAAAGATGGCAGGGCTTATGCCGAGTATACAGACCCAAAAACTCAGGAAGAAAAAGCAGGATTTATTGACAAAAAAGGTAAATTTGCGTTTTACTTGAAAAAAGATTAA
- a CDS encoding NAD(P)-dependent oxidoreductase: MEKKRIGFIGLGLMGNPMAARIIEAGHELFIFNRTVEKATDLIARGAVFCSTPRETAANCDIIFTMLTDSKVLEDVVSGEDGLLAGLKPGAVHIDCSTVLAKTTTTLFERYKAEARNFVHSPVLGSVPQATDGSLLMFPGGETDVIENCTPVLKLLCKSMWIFDHPSKSGNLKIALNSIIAGTISMLSQSMVFLQKAGVDNSVFLEVLSNSTLNSQTIQFKGNNMLDRNFTPRFTVQNLLKDSNYMAESCHSLDCRADIAESISQILRDAIALGHGDEDYSALIKAFESSANIEVKRKD, from the coding sequence TTGGAAAAGAAAAGGATCGGGTTCATCGGGTTGGGACTCATGGGTAATCCGATGGCAGCAAGAATCATCGAGGCAGGTCACGAGTTGTTTATATTCAATCGCACCGTTGAAAAAGCAACTGATCTGATCGCCAGGGGTGCAGTCTTTTGCAGTACTCCCCGGGAAACAGCGGCGAATTGTGATATCATTTTTACAATGTTGACGGATTCAAAAGTGCTGGAGGATGTTGTCTCTGGTGAAGATGGATTATTAGCCGGATTGAAGCCTGGAGCTGTACACATTGACTGCAGTACAGTACTCGCAAAAACCACCACTACACTGTTCGAAAGGTACAAAGCGGAAGCCAGGAACTTCGTTCACTCCCCTGTTCTTGGCAGCGTTCCGCAGGCAACTGACGGTTCTCTTTTAATGTTTCCCGGTGGAGAAACAGATGTTATCGAAAATTGCACACCCGTTCTCAAGCTGTTATGCAAATCAATGTGGATATTCGACCATCCATCAAAATCCGGTAATCTTAAAATAGCATTAAACTCTATAATTGCAGGAACGATCTCAATGCTTTCGCAAAGCATGGTTTTTCTCCAAAAAGCGGGAGTGGATAATTCTGTATTTCTGGAAGTACTTTCAAATTCCACCTTGAATTCACAAACGATTCAATTCAAGGGAAATAATATGCTGGACAGGAATTTTACTCCCCGGTTTACCGTACAAAATCTGCTCAAAGACAGTAATTACATGGCTGAGTCTTGTCACAGCCTTGATTGTCGTGCTGACATAGCCGAGAGCATATCTCAAATTCTGAGGGATGCAATCGCACTCGGTCATGGTGATGAAGATTATTCTGCGCTTATTAAAGCATTCGAATCGAGCGCTAACATCGAAGTAAAAAGAAAAGACTAA